The Pseudomonas solani genome segment GCTGCTTCGGCTGACGCTGACTTATGACGGTGATCGTGTCGGCCTCGACCTGTAAATCCATCAAGGAGCCTTGCCATGCAATACGTCACCCCTGATCTGTGTGATGCCTATCCGGACCTGGTGCAGGTCGTCGAGCCGATGTTCAGCAATTTCGGCGGCCGCGATTCCTTCGGTGGCGAAATCGTCACCATCAAGTGCTTCGAAGACAACTCGCTGGTCAAGGAACAGGTCGACCTGCCCGGCCAGGGCAAGGTGCTGGTGGTGGACGGCGGCGGCTCCCTGCGTCGCGCGCTGCTGGGCGACATGCTGGCCGAGAAGGCGGCGAAGAATGGCTGGGAAGGCATAGTCGTATACGGCTGCATCCGTGACGTCGACGTCATCGCCCAGACTGATCTCGGCGTCCAGGCCCTGGCCAGCCATCCGATGAAGACCGACAAGCGCGGCATCGGCGACCTCAACGTGGCTGTGACCTTCGGCGGCATCACCTTCCGCCCGGGCGAATTCGTCTATGCCGACAACAACGGCATCATCGTCTCCCCGCAAGCCCTGAAAATGCCTGAATG includes the following:
- the rraA gene encoding ribonuclease E activity regulator RraA, with product MQYVTPDLCDAYPDLVQVVEPMFSNFGGRDSFGGEIVTIKCFEDNSLVKEQVDLPGQGKVLVVDGGGSLRRALLGDMLAEKAAKNGWEGIVVYGCIRDVDVIAQTDLGVQALASHPMKTDKRGIGDLNVAVTFGGITFRPGEFVYADNNGIIVSPQALKMPE